The DNA window ATATCGAGGTGCCGCTGCGCTATCGCGGCATGAAAGGTGCCGAGCGCAAGCGACGGATTCTCGAATCACTGGAGCGGGTGGGCCTGTCATCCCGCGCCAAACACTATCCGGCCGAACTCTCCGGCGGGCAGCAGCAGCGCGTAGCCATTGCCCGTGCGCTGGCCGGCAGTCCGCGCCTGCTGCTGGCGGATGAACCGACCGGCAATCTGGACACCCAGATGGCCAGGAGCGTGCTCGAACTGCTGGAAGAAATCCATCGCGAAGGCGCCACCATCGTGATGGTGACCCATGATCCCGAACTGGCTGCCCGCGCCCAGCGCAATGTCCACATCATCGATGGCCAGGTGGTGGATCTGGCCGAGGATCCGCGCTTCCATGCCGCGGTAATGGCTGCCCAGCAGCAGGATATGGGCTGATGCAACAAAGCAGGGGGCTCACGGCAGAGGGCTGGGGCATGATTCCACACTATCTGAGGCTCGGCGCCATCAGCCTGAGACGGCAGCCGGCATTGACGGCCTTGATGGTGTGCATCATGGCCTTTGGCATTGCCGCCAC is part of the Frateuria aurantia DSM 6220 genome and encodes:
- a CDS encoding ABC transporter ATP-binding protein, with the protein product MLKMSHLAKVYRTEVVETYALRDFNIDVKEGEFVAVTGPSGSGKTTFLTIAGLLETFSGGTYHLDGLEVSQLNDNARSKIRNEKIGFIFQAFNLIPDLNVYDNIEVPLRYRGMKGAERKRRILESLERVGLSSRAKHYPAELSGGQQQRVAIARALAGSPRLLLADEPTGNLDTQMARSVLELLEEIHREGATIVMVTHDPELAARAQRNVHIIDGQVVDLAEDPRFHAAVMAAQQQDMG